TACATCAAAAAAAGGGATTGAACATCGTGTTATTCACGCTGCCATAACGAATCTAACCCCTAGTGAATTGATAAGAAGAGAATTTTTTGAAGAGGTTCATGTGACGAATGGCATGGGTTTTACCAAAAGTAATATTTTTATATCACCACCTTTAATCACTGAATACCAAGTTATTGATGGACAAAAAATTTCAGGTGTTGCCATATTAAATTACAACAGAAAAAAATCCAGTTGGGGTTGGAGAGCAATTTCAATTTAAAAGTAAGCAGTCATTTTGGTAGTGATTCCAGATATTCGCCCAGAATTTGAGATTAACAAATTCGCTTGGACTTTGATTTTTGCAGGTAACAACATCTCTAAATACCGTCTAATTCTTGCATAACTCAGCCGGTGCACAGTCGAGATTGTTGATACCCCCGAACCAAACTCACTTAAGCGCCTGAAGCCTCAGCAAAATAAGGCGCACCGCTTCACGGCGTAACTCCTCCTTGATGACGGCTTCCTCTTCTGCTGTGCCTAAGACGTATTTGCCATCATACACTTGGGAACGGGTGGCGCTGACCGAACGTGCCACGCTTTCCGCCATCGCAGGCGTTTTGACCGTGAAATCAACCGTGACGGAATGGTTGAACTCACGCACTTGCCGCGTCGAGGAATACCCTGACACCGAACGGTGTTCCCGCACATTACTGATACTTAAGGTGGTCGCGGCATCTTGCGGATTTTCTTTCAGGTTCACTCCCGCATCCTCCAAACCATCACGCAACGCCAAGGCAAAATCACTTTGCGGGTCAAGCCCTTGCAAATAAATCCCTTGGAGCATCAGTTCCGGCAACGGCTTACTGCCACGCAGGTGGAACGGTTCCCCCCCACACGCGGGCAGCAATAACAGTAAACTCAACGCTAAAATGAACGCTTTCATTAGTTCGCCACAATGTTTACCAAACGGCCTTTGACGACGATGACTTTTTGCACAGTCAAGCCGTCAAGGAATTTTTGAACATTCTCATTGGCTAATGCCGTGGCTTTAATGGCATCTTCAGCCGTACTAGCGCTGACCTGAATCTTGCCACGCACCTTGCCATTTACCTGCACGATCAATTCCAGCGTGTTTTGCACTAAGGCACTTTCATCCACCGCAGGCCAGCGCGTATTCACTACCGCCTCATCATGTCCCAACGCCTGCCAGAGTGCATGAGAAATGTGTGGCGTAATCGGCGCAAGCATCAACACCACGGTTTCCAAGGCTTCGTGACGCACCGACCGACCAATAACACTTTCATCGCTAAAGCGCGAAATTTCATTGAGCAATTCCATATTCGCCGCCACAGCCGTGTTGAACGTATGGCGACGTGACATATCATCCCCCACCTTCTGTATCATCTGATGCACTTTGCGGCGCAATGCTTGCTGCACATCATCCAACACTGTGGTATCCAGTGGTTCGACCGCACCTAAAGCCACGTGATCAAACACTTGTTTCCACAACCGTCTGAGAAAGCGTTGCGCTCCTTCTACCCCAGAATCCGACCATTCCATGCTTTGATCCGGTGGTGCAGCGAACATCGAGAACAAGCGCAAGGTATCCGCGCCGTATTTCTCAATCATTTCCTGCGGGTCAGCGCCGTTATTCTTGGATTTAGACATTTTGGTAATGCCACCGGATTGCACCGGCAAGCCGTCGGCAAGCAGCGTTGCACCCACCACACGCGCCTTATCATCACGCTCGATAGCTACCGCAGCGGGTTGGAACCAATCCTGACCGCCATTCTCTTTCTCGCGGTAGAAGGTTTCTGCCAACACCATGCCTTGCGTTAACAAGTTAGTAAAAGGTTCATCTGAGTCCACTAACTTACTGTCACGCATCATTTTATGGAAAAAGCGTGAATACAGTAAATGCAAAATCGCGTGCTCAATCCCGCCAATATACTGATCAACGGGCAACCAATAATTGGCGCGAGAATCCAGCATTGCCTCATGACTATCCGGGCAGGTATAGCGGGCGTAATACCAAGAAGACTCAAAAAACGTGTCGAACGTATCGGTTTCTCGCGTCGCCGGTTTTCCGCAAGACGGGCAGGTTGTCTGGTAAAATTCCGGCATCCGCTTAATCGGTGAGCCGCCGGTTTCATCAAACGTCACGTCTTCGGGCAAAATCACCGGCAAATCTTTTTCCGGCACAGGCACAGCCCCGCAATCATCGCAATAAATGATCGGAATCGGGCAACCCCAATAACGTTGGCGGGAAACACCCCAGTCACGCAACCGGAAATTAATCCGTCGCCGTCCTTTACCTTTTTTCACCAAATAATCAGCGATTGCCTCAAACGCAGCAGCAGAGGTCAGTCCGCTAAATTCACCCGAATCAACCAACACGCCTTTTTCGGTAAACGCGGCGGTATTCAGATCAATTTCACGCTCATCACTTGGCACAATCACTTGTTTAATGGGCAAACCGTACACTTTGGCAAATTCCCAGTCACGCTGATCATGTGCCGGAACCGCCATCACTGCCCCAGAACCATAAGACATCAGCACGAAATTGGCGACCATGACCGGCACGCTTGCACCCGTCACCGGATGCACCGCCATGATTTTCGTCGCCATGCCCTTCTTTTCCATCGTTGCCATATCGGCTTCGGCAACTTTGACCAGTTTGCATTCTTCGATGAAAGCCGCTAATGCTGGGTTAGTTTGTGCCGCTTTCAACGCCAGTGGGTGTTGCGCAGCAACGGCTACATAAGTTACGCCCATCAAGGTATCAGGGCGGGTGGTAAACACGCTTAACTTGCTGTCAGAACCCGTCAAACCAAATTCCAGTTCCACCCCTTCTGAGCGCCCAATCCAGTTTTCCTGCATGGTACGCACTTGTTGCGGCCAACCGGGCATCTTGCCAATTTCTTCCAACAATTCATCGGCATAGGCAGTAATCTTTAAAAACCACTGGTCAATTTCACGCTGTTCGATCAACGCACCAGAACGCCAGCCGCGTCCGTCAATCACCTGCTCATTGGCTAATACGGTCTGGTCAACCGGATCCCAATTCACCGTGGATTTTTTGCGGTACACCAAGCCTTTTTCATACAACTGGGTAAAAAACCATTGTTCCCAGCGGTAGTACTCAGGCGTGCAGGTGGCAATTTCTCGTGACCAATCAATGCCCAAACCCATCGACTTGAGTTGGCTGCGCATGTAACCAATGTTTTTGTACGTCCAGGCAGCGGGCGCGGTATTGTTTTTGATGGCGGCATTTTCAGCGGGCAAACCAAACGCATCCCACCCCATCGGTTGCAAAACGTTTTTGCCCTGCATCCGCTGGAAACGTGCAATCACATCACCGATGGTGTAATTGCGAACATGCCCCATGTGCAGCACACCGCTGGGATAGGGAAACATGGAGAGGCAGTAATATTTTTCCTTGTTGGGGTCTTCGGTGACTTCAAAAGTACGTTGTTGTTCCCAGAATTGCTGAATTTCCGGTTCCAAGGATTGCGGTTGATACTGTTCCTGCATATTACTCATAGCCTAGGCTTGCTTTTCACTGGTGATCAAAGGGGCGAAGCATACAAAGGCTGCTAACAATACGCCAGCAGCTTTGCGGGTAAGCGCGGGATTATAGCGGATTATTTGGGGCAATTCTCCACGCAAAACTGATAAGGCTTCACTGCCCCGCCACAACTGGTATAACACTGGCGGTATTGCGCGTCACATTGGCATTCATTGCTACAGCTTAGGTCGCGAATCCGGGCGGTTTCGCCAGTTAGCGTCGGCTTTTCAGGCATCTTATCTGGGCGACGCGGCTCACTGAGCAACGGTAGCCCATTGAGCAAAGTGTGGTGATGTAAGCAACTCGCCGACTCTTTACCATCCCGGTTACAGGTAAGCCGCCGCAGGTCATGTTGCAATTCGCGCTGGCGTAATTCCATTTCGTAAAAGCGCAAATCGGTTTCATAACGCTCCATTTCGCGCTGCCAGACAGCCAAGCGCGTGTCGTATTCGCTGAGCTTGGCGGGAAGTTCGACTTTAGCCTGTTGCTCGGCTTTGGCACTGCATTGACCGTATTGCAGATTGCATTGCAGGTTGCAGGTGCGCGATTGGGTTTCACAGCTGTTGAGACAACTCAAACCAGCGGTGCTCGCCGGTGGAGTGAACGCATAGCGGGTTTCGTATTGCGGCGCACAGCCGGATAACAGCCAAAGGCTGAATAAGAATCCCCACCATTTGTTCATCACTCACCTCATTGTTTATTTACGCATTTTTGCCAAGGCTGCCGCTAAGGCATCACCCATTGCTGAGTTTGCGGCAGGCGCTGGCTCTTTCATAGGTTTTTTCGCGTTGGGCTGACGAGTATCCGCTTTACGGTCATGACGTGCGTTACGATCATTACGCTCATGACTACGTTCCGGCTGCGGGTGTGCCGCCGCTGGTCGACGCTCTTCACGACTGGCTGCCGCCTTAGCAACGGGGTTTTGGACAGCTTTCGGCTGGGTAGGTTCCAAACGCATGGTTAAGCTGATCCGCTTGCGTTGCACATCGACCTCTTCGACGCGCACTTTCACCACATCGCCGGTACGCACCACTTCACGCGGGTCTTTGATGAATTTGTCGGTCAATTGGGAAATGTGTACCAAGCCATCTTGATGCACACCAATATCGACAAATGCCCCAAAATTCGCCACGTTCGTGACCACCCCTTCGAGAATCATGCCCGTTTGCAAATCTTTCAACTCATTGACGCCTTCGCGGAAGGTAGCAGTCACAAATTCCGGGCGCGGGTCACGTCCCGGCTTTTCCAGTTCCGCCAAAATATCGCGGATAGTGGGCAAACCGAACTGTTCAGTCACGTAATCGGCTGGGGTAAGCGTGCCGACAAACGCGCCAT
The window above is part of the Thiothrix winogradskyi genome. Proteins encoded here:
- the lptE gene encoding LPS assembly lipoprotein LptE, with the translated sequence MKAFILALSLLLLLPACGGEPFHLRGSKPLPELMLQGIYLQGLDPQSDFALALRDGLEDAGVNLKENPQDAATTLSISNVREHRSVSGYSSTRQVREFNHSVTVDFTVKTPAMAESVARSVSATRSQVYDGKYVLGTAEEEAVIKEELRREAVRLILLRLQALK
- the leuS gene encoding leucine--tRNA ligase — translated: MQEQYQPQSLEPEIQQFWEQQRTFEVTEDPNKEKYYCLSMFPYPSGVLHMGHVRNYTIGDVIARFQRMQGKNVLQPMGWDAFGLPAENAAIKNNTAPAAWTYKNIGYMRSQLKSMGLGIDWSREIATCTPEYYRWEQWFFTQLYEKGLVYRKKSTVNWDPVDQTVLANEQVIDGRGWRSGALIEQREIDQWFLKITAYADELLEEIGKMPGWPQQVRTMQENWIGRSEGVELEFGLTGSDSKLSVFTTRPDTLMGVTYVAVAAQHPLALKAAQTNPALAAFIEECKLVKVAEADMATMEKKGMATKIMAVHPVTGASVPVMVANFVLMSYGSGAVMAVPAHDQRDWEFAKVYGLPIKQVIVPSDEREIDLNTAAFTEKGVLVDSGEFSGLTSAAAFEAIADYLVKKGKGRRRINFRLRDWGVSRQRYWGCPIPIIYCDDCGAVPVPEKDLPVILPEDVTFDETGGSPIKRMPEFYQTTCPSCGKPATRETDTFDTFFESSWYYARYTCPDSHEAMLDSRANYWLPVDQYIGGIEHAILHLLYSRFFHKMMRDSKLVDSDEPFTNLLTQGMVLAETFYREKENGGQDWFQPAAVAIERDDKARVVGATLLADGLPVQSGGITKMSKSKNNGADPQEMIEKYGADTLRLFSMFAAPPDQSMEWSDSGVEGAQRFLRRLWKQVFDHVALGAVEPLDTTVLDDVQQALRRKVHQMIQKVGDDMSRRHTFNTAVAANMELLNEISRFSDESVIGRSVRHEALETVVLMLAPITPHISHALWQALGHDEAVVNTRWPAVDESALVQNTLELIVQVNGKVRGKIQVSASTAEDAIKATALANENVQKFLDGLTVQKVIVVKGRLVNIVAN